In the genome of Odontesthes bonariensis isolate fOdoBon6 chromosome 20, fOdoBon6.hap1, whole genome shotgun sequence, the window GATGTAAAtgtactgttttgttttttttaaaatatgtcGCTAAAAGTGTTTGCCGTGACCGTTATTATGGATTAAAGTATTGCGACCACGCTGAGTGACTAAGAGTTTTTCGTTCAGGCTTATAATAAGCGGTGTGTCTTTAACTATTAAACGGTTAACACGCTGTGAATGACACCGTGTGACAGGCGCCTTGTCCGGGTTTACGCGGACCAGAGGGCCCCTCCTCTGCGGACTCCATCACAGCTCCGTTAGACGGGTTACATGAATGAGCCTGGATGTAGTTCAGagggaaggttttttttttttaccattaagTCCGTCTTTTTAACACCCATCTCTTATTGTTTTCACTTTGAATACAACTACCACCAGCTTTTATGTCTCATGCCATCAGTTGTAGTGGtaaaatgtgaagaaaatgtcagaaaatgacAGACCAAACTGGATTGACTGCACAGAGTAGGCCAATCTGCTCAGGTTAAAGCTCTCGGAGAAGAGTCGGCACTGCGTTCACCTTATTATGGGAAGGAAAAGTGAAACCAGTCTTTGCAGCTGGACAAAATGTCCTTTAAAAATGCCCCATCAGACCTCTTTTTGGTCTCTGGACTGCACTTTGGTAGCTGCTGGCATTCTTGTGGCCCCCATGAAGTTTGTTTAAAGACTTTTGACCCTGAATTCCTCAACCAAAGCCTCATATCATCCCCTCCCCCACCCGCCAGCTGCTCCTACACACCGCCATGAATCCCCGGTTAAACAATAATTACCTTGATATCATTATTGTGTGTTGCGTAACCCTTAAAATGcccaatctttttttcttcccgtAGCCCACAGTGTATCCCTATGAGGACTTTGATGTGGTAGCCGACATCAAGGCCATCCGCAAAGCCTGCAAAGGGCTCGGTAGGTTGAAGACAGTATCAGTTATTGTCTTTAATTCTTGTTTTCCGTGAACTTGATGAAAGCGTCTGCTTTATTTGCGTCTTCTTTTCAGGAACCGATGAGCAGGCCATCATTGACATCTTGGCAAACCGCAGCTCTGCTCAGCGTCAGGACATCAAACAGGCCTATTTTGACAAGTACGATGACGTGAGTGCCATTCGCCGCTGTTCTTTACGAGAGAATCGCACtccgtgtctctgcttcctcccgTCTGTAAGAGTTAAACCTCATCTGTCTGCGGCAGGAGTTGGTGGATGTGTTGAAGAGTGAGCTGTCGGGGAGCTTTGAGAAGGCCATCCTCGCCATGTTGGACCCGCCCGTCATCTACGCCGTGAAGGAGCTCAGGAAGGCCATGAAGGGAGCCGGGACGGATGAGGATGTCCTGGTGGAGATCCTCTGCACTTCCACCAACGCCGTAAGCTGCAAATGATACGCTTTTAGCAACGGTTAGCGTGCTATTACAGTCCAGAGATCTGAGCAGTGTGATGGAGAAACTTCTAACTTTCCTTTTACTGTCAACAGGACGTTGCCATGTTCAAGGAATGCTACTTCCAGGGTAAGTAGTTCATTTTTACTCACAGATGGTAAAATGAAGCTTTTTTAACCTCTCACCCACTAAGTTACTGCAAAACAGCCTTTCCCGTCACTGTATTGTGAACTCTAGAGGAAATTACAAAGGCTGACTCATTTCGGCTGACATACACTTCACACAGCCCTATTTCTGTCGCTAATACCACTTAATGAAGGGTCACGCTTTGTTTAGTCAAGGCCCATCCTGCTGTAACTTCCCCCTCACAATGACACCAGCGCTGACAGCCGACTATGTTTGCCAACTTCTCCTTTAGGGTTCCAACGCTCTGTGACGTTTTAGCTTCTGAAATCTTCATTTTACCAAAGCAAACTCCTCTTGTGCTCATCCTGAGATTGTACGTGGACAGAATGTCCACTGTAAACATGATTACTTTAGGAAAACCTAAAGTAATTATGTTTACAGTTAAAGTAGAATTTACAGAGACTGGGACAAAGATTGGAGACTGATTGGTATGTTTGAGGATTTTTGGCACCGGCTCCGTGCTAATTAGCTTAAGAAACTTAGCTAGCTTGTTGGTTTTCATATCTCTCGTTCTTTGTTAAAGTGAGTAATCGGGCTTGTTTGGTTTATTAGGTTGTTTTATGCTGATTTTATTAGCCTCTTGGCTGGTTATCTGCATTCTGCTGGGCATGGCATAAAGCTTGCCACTTTGTCATGAAATGTATGCATGCACTCATGTTTTGTAAGAACAACTGATAGTTCACCTCAGGCATACTtcatcttattattattattattattattattattattattataaataatGCTTTGTTAATGCTTATAAAGCATTAATAATGCTTTGTTAATACTTATAAAGCATTAATAATGCTTTGTTAATGCTTTATTATGTTGTTTGGGCTCAGAATTAGCGTTTTTAGCTGCATTCATTAAGGGGATCGTGTGTGGGGACCTGAGTTTAAGCAGTAAACAGACTTGGTGCACCTACACAGATTTGGGCCAGTGTACCTGGGCTGATTAAGAGGTGTAATTCACATCATGCATTCAACCAAGTTGTTTTACCCACTTTGTGTCCAGCCTGGAAATTGCTGTTTTTCTGTGGTTCTCAGTGGGTTAGTCCCTCCTTGTCATTTACCACAGTGTTTGTGTACAAAAGCCAGTTCACTTTACAGTAAACTTTGCCTCTTAGTTTGAGTTGTGGGATTGTCGTGTCTGGTTTGCTTGCTGCTCAGATGTGCATCTGCATACACTGAGCTGCGTTCTCAGAGGGAAAGAGGTCAGAGTGGGGAAAAATGCAGGATAAATATTAACTTAAGACTTGTGAAAGAGTAGAATTCAAAACAGAATAACAAACTTCTACCAGCTGCCTTGTGATTTGCTTGGTTTCTACCTTTCAGTGCATGAACGTGATCTGGAAGCAGATATCGAGGGAGATACGAGCGGGGAGGTCAGAAACCTTCTCATGGCTCTTTTGCAGGTAAGCAGCCTGGAGTTTTCTACTCCACTCGTGTAACTGAATTCCTCCCATCTGTCCCCGCACTGAAATGGAGCTCACTCTCCCTGGGCCCAGTCCTGCCCTttagacgcacacacacacatgctggcCACTGTCCAGACAACCTCTCATCAGTAAAATGGAGGTCAGATAAGGTTGCTCGAGTCAGACAGAAAGGCCTCACTGCTTAGATCCTCTTTTTTTCCAGGGCAACAGAGATGAAAGTTACGACGTGGACGAGGATCTGGCTGAACAGGATGCCACTGCCCTGTTTGAGGTAAACATTTCAGTTTTAGAGTCATCGTAATGAATGAACTGTGAGGCTATTATGAACCCTGAGCAGCACTAATATTTGCTCCTCTCATGCAGGCTGGTGAGGGTTGCTTTGGGACGGATGAATCCACCTTCACCCACATCCTGGCCACTAGAAATTACCTGCAGCTCCAGGACACCTTCAAGATATACGAGCAGGTATTTGTCATCAGTTTACCCCACATCTCGTTTTTCAGTTAGTtgttactagggctgggcaacgattcaaatttttaatctaattaatcacatgatttccctgattaatctttAGGTAGAAGTAAAATAAAGCTGATATTGTCTTGTGATATTTGAGTAATCGGGTGTTTCAAGTGACAgcatcgcatttgtacgcaaaatccaaaaattgaTTCAAAAGTAgggtatagcttttagcatttagttttattttaaatgtgctgccatatgaatgacagtgccataacatttgttgtgcaaacacacttttaacatcagcatctttctgtagtttttatgtagaagcctcgctccactgtctgtttccttgaatgacttgctgctatcagttgtgtgttttgcctttaagtgatattttagactggaactactacgctgagaagacgattcaacttggcagtgtttacagatgactttggttctgtcgactccgccgtctggaagaactttaaaatgaaaatggccgagtaaaagttccgtacccttctccatgtttggtggatccgccgattactttcttttcctgttccgcagcagacagcaacagacttttacaaaataaaagcctgtgagcaacagacttgtagaataattaaataaataataaaacgggtggtttgtggcgtagtgggttgagcaggcgccccatgtagaagaggctatagtcctcactgcagctggccccggttcgagtcccggatcggacggccctgtgctgcgtgttgttccccctctctctgcctcctgcttcctgtctctctgaactttccattaaccttgtagcacacaagcatatgaataatcattgaaaaaaatcattttggctctgcttgcatctttttgggtgggaataaaccaatatttttggaatttttggaattgggctatttttgatcattttaggcaatgttgcatatttacaactgtgggctttcctgattaattttattcacaaaaccaagtcattctctgcagatcgtttggcaaaaaaggtatagtgaaaggtggacaaagcagaccacaccaaacgagaccagaacgaactagaacagaccaccgcaaagcaaAAGTCTAATTCACTGacccaagaaaatgattgcggtgacaactgtcggcacataaaatgtgatgtaaaaaaatattacacatgaatgtaaataatctatgtaaatttaaaaaatcaaataatgtaatgtaaataaaaatgtaatgtaaataaataatgtaaataaataaaaagcttgttgcatatctgcaactgtgggtgctacaaggttaaaggcacaaaagccctcaaaatttttttttatttttaatttaaaaattctttttttttttttaaataaaatatacgTTAatacgcgataaaatatttatcggcgttaaataattaatgcgttaatgcgataataacgagttaacttgcccagccctagttgttACTTTACCCACTGAAACCGATGAACACAACTCTAGGATACTGAGACTCCGTTACTTTCTCTCCGTAGCTTTCTGGAACTGAAATCTTGGACGCCATTGATAACGAAACGTCTGGAACACTGAAGAAATGCTACATTGCTCTCGGTGAGTAGGGAAGTGGAAATACGAGTTGCATAAATTGCACTGGAACCTACTGAAGACCTTTTCTTCCCCCCCGCAGTGAGAGTTGCTAAGAACCCTCAGCTCTACTTTGCCAGGCGACTGCATAAAGCAATGAAAGGCGCAGGCACCGACGAGGACACTCTGATTCGCATCATCGTGTGCCGTTCAGAGGTAATTGTAATAAAGATTAATGGGTGGAGCCAAAGACTGAAAGTAGCAGACAAATCTAGCATTGGAGGGGCCTTAACAGCACACTCAGCAGCACGTTTACATGCTCACAGGCCAAGATAAATAAGGCTCAACACTTTACTAAGGCCAAGGCTTCTTAATCTGTGCACCAGTTAttatttaaatgcatttaaaaaggcGTCTGTGAGTATTTGCTATTAGTTTGAAGATCcagtgaagtaaaaaaaaacataatcagAAGCCGTCTTAGATCTTTGTAAAGCCCACAGACAGACTTAAAGACTCCCCAATAGCTTTgatttatgaaataaaaaccaCAAAATATGATGGAAAATGTTCTTTCCACTCTACAATTCGACAAATTCAGGGCCTGTCAACTTACATTTACTGATATATCTGCATATAAAGAGCTTTTCTTTCTGCTTCCGTGGCAACAGTACGATTTGGAGACCATCAAAGACATGTACCTGGAGAAGTACGACGTGTCACTGAAGGACGCCCTGCGGGACGAGTGCAGCGGCGATTTCAAACGTCTCCTGGTTGCCATCTGCCACTGAGAGCTGGAGAGGTTTCCCGTCTAACAAACTAACTAAAGTCAGCCTCTGTAGGACATTAAGTCGGGAGCAGGAGGGTGTTGAGGTAATGGGATTATTTACATGTCCAAAGTAAACGTCCGCGAATGTTCGTGGCTCTTTCTAATTCCTATTTATTCACAGTCAGTGTGTGGAACTCGCATCTTTTACTGCCCATTTGTCTCAATTTTGTAGCTCCAGTTGTTCTTACCAGTGTTTATTAGATGGTAAGTGTCTTTAATGTAAGGAAGCACCAAGATTTCTGTGTTTCCAACGTAAACAGGAGCCAGCTGAAATCACGCCATTACCAAGGAAAGCAACATTTTAGCCTCAGCTTGTTCCCCTGCTGCGTGTACTCATCTAAGTTTAATTTTTCCACCTTTGCAGAAGAATTTTACTGTTAAATCAAATAATTCCCAGCAGCTTTTTCACCCTCCATGCCCCAAACAATGGTTATACTTCACTGCTCTCACGACTAATTAAAATCACTCCATATGGCTCTGAAAATGTGCTTTGACATGAAGAAATGTGAACGTTTGTTTTGATGGACTATCAGCGGGACTCATGAAGGATACGCCATGTTATTACGGAGCTGAAAACAAATATATCTATTTACaatatgttgtttttgttgttttttttatcctgtGCAACTACAATAACTTGACAAATCCAAGTACACGTCACTTTGTTATAAACGTGTTTTGTAATCCATGACTAACAAAGAACAGAATTAATATATAGCATGATAGAGTTGGCGGTTTTTAGGGAGCCCAGAGGCTACAGGGGAAAGGAAACCTGATAACAACAGCGTCCATGTTAGCTGAGCATTTAACATCTGGAGACCCTGATGTGACTCTTATTTGTCTCTTTATGGCAGCTTAGATTCGTCTGTAATCACCACAAGTTCAGCACATGAGATCATCACAACGTTGACGTCAGTTGTTTGCCTCTTTGTAGCCAAAGAATTTTAATCCAACTACTAATAAAGTCTACAGTAACACCTCAGatttctggttttatttcatCTGATCACACCTATATATCGATGGACGGTGGAATGAAGCTTCTGTGGAGACTTTTTACTACCACAGGGCAGGTTAATAGGGTTTCCATGACTACCCTATCGAACACCCAGCAGCTGTCAACTGCATATCAATCCAATACTTCACTTTCTGTGGCGGGACACGCCCCCTACAAATCCATCTGTGCTGTTTTGCTGCTTTCTAGTACACTAAAAATACTCAAATTTTAAACTTAAATGTTGAAGTAGGAGCACGTTGACAAATCAGTGGGGTGGCTGATAAGTTTACAGAATATATACTGCAGAAATAGTTAATTATAGGTAAATTATCTATGTGGTACCTTGTCTATCATGCTTCCATCACTGTCACCCATTCCTCACTGTCTTGTTCTATTACATGTTTATACACAAATGTGAATAAATAACCTGAAATACAAGTTAAAGACtgtctcttctttctttttttttactgcaaatAGCAAAGAATGGATTCTAGACGGAGGTCATTATGAAGAGTGACCGACATATTCACACCATATACTCGGAACTTTATGATATTTGCTATATTGTGTGCACTAAAAGTGAAGCAAGGATGTTACAGCTGCTAAAATCAGGGGGAAAAAATGCTAAGTTCTTGACCCATTAAATTCTTtatttgcttccaagcagccagactatcttataatcttttaaagtggtgttgagcaatagttctccaggctgaGTGAAGATCTCTCAAAGTTTTTCTTCTGACATTTGCAGCTTTTTAGCGAATTTTCAGTCAAGTTTTGGTACTTGGTTTGTTGCTTTGAGATCCTAACCCAGGGAATGAACAAGTGTTGTCAACGCAttacagacaacttagcaaagaagccattttaaatgttATCTTTAGGTGTTTTGGGACGAAAAAGATGCCAAAGACAGACATGGAACAGTATTTTTTCCcccaacaaggtgattctcaaaaaaaaaaaaagatttgtatatagcgaatgtttgttcactatttttatttttattttatatttatttatttattttatatttattttattctattctatttgcttgttcttactttaattgttttcatatattttagtgTAGGcctatgctgctgcaacaaaacaatttcccaaattgggatgaataaagtatttatctatctatttagGAGCTGAAAACTTGGCGTATCTCACATAACAAATAAAGTATTGGAGGAAATAGACAAAAGGAGGATAAAAGAAGCAGATAaaaagtatctgaaagtgatgtccgtaagaaagaggaaataatccagcaaagacctgacacaggagctgagagatgcatctggaccttctgGCTCTGGGTGTACCTCGGCTTTCCGACTTCCTGTGGAGCCGTATCCCTGCGCCGCGTGGCCCCGCCCCTCTCCCAGGCATGCCTGCTGCGGTCTGGTCTGGCATTTTTCTGCTGCTCTCTGTTTATATTCTGGATAAACGGGGCGTTTCACACGCACTGAGATCTCAGCTCACAGCGGGACAAGCACGGGAACATTAGAAACCCCGCGTAAAAACCTCTGGACTCACTTGGAGGTACGTTGTCATGTGTTTCACTGGCTTTGTTAGTCCTTTTCCCATCTTTTGGCTGGTAATTAGTCATTAGCATCCATCTTGGTTGTAGCTAATTAAAACCACAGCAGGAAAAGATGCTTAGTCCGTTGCCTTCGTGTCATTATACCTTTTATAATGTTTTATCTAGGTCTATAACTTCTGTCATGCAAAATattcccttttgaaataatgTATCTCTCACTGCAATGTTGCTGAGAAAATATTTAAGGGTAAAGATAACAGGCCTGTAGACTTAAATGTGGTCATATTACCTTGTAAAATATTATAAAAAGCCGTCTTCAGACCCTGGCAGGTCATTTCCGTGACAGTAACAGGCATTTTTAGTGCGTTTAGTTATTCTTTTTGTCAGATTAATAACTGCAGTACTTCCTCATGTTTGGGTGCTGCAGTATGCTTACCTGAAAAATCAGCTGTCATAATACAACTTTTCACCTTTAAAACTGAAGTGAAACAGTGATGTTCTTCTGTAAACACGGGCTGTTTACAGTCTGATAAGCGCACCACGTCTCTGTAGACTGCAGCCAGAAGACAAACATTAATAACTGAAACCTGGCTCATAATGATTTCATGCTTTCATGCAGATCTGGCCTGAAGGACTGCTGTAAAGCACTGACAAATGAGTTAATTTGTCACTTTATTCGGTGGAGATTAATCCCCGCGAAGAGGACTCTAAAACCTGTGGAAAAAACACTTGTATAATGGGCAAGATTTCAGATTTTTCATCGAGAATATTCAACTGCATAATGGGACACGTAGGCTTTACTGTCTCTGCAGCTCAAGGATCTGGGAAGTCAGGATATCTTGGCATCTTCTTTGATTTAAGGCTCAAATACAAGAAAAACAGCATCGCATTTCTCACGCAATATCCCATTAATAACCATTTCTCTGTCTACATCTCCATTTTATATAAGCCTCTTAGCCctccatgttttttgtttttaaactcaTAATTTAGTGATGCTAAATCATTATTTCTTGATATTTTCTTTCGTAACTTGCCACTGACTTCTTGTTCCCATCAGAGTTTGTCAGCTTTTAACGTGAAGTCGAGCACGCGCGTCCAACTCTTGTAAATTAGCGGGTGTTGCTTCGCCACACGCTGCAGTCGCTGATTATTGGTCCCATAAAACCTGTTCAGCTGCAGAAACAGCAGTTTGTGAGGAAGTCGAGCCACACTTCAAACATCACCCAGAAGCCGGTGAGCACTCAGTTTGTGATCCGAGTGCGGATGGAGGGATTTTGTTCTTCTTAAAACAGCTGCATACTGACACCTTTCTGACACATCCCTGAGATCTTTTGGCCAATATCACGAGTGATGAAAGGGAATCCATCCTGAATGACACGTACAGTAGATGTTCAAAGCAAATGATGAACGCAGGAGGACAAAGTGGAGACAGTAAAATGTGTAGAGAGACGAAAAGCACGACTACGGAAAACTCTGAAGCTGTATTTATGAAGAAGCATGGTCTCCTGTTCATGAATCATTCACTATATTCTAGTAAATATTTAAAACCATCATATCTGCAACTTGTGTGGCTCTGCATTGATAAATGATTAGCTCTCTATTTGATGAGTAGATTAAGTGCAAAGGTGATATAAATGCTCACTACagctgttaaagggatagttcgcctcttttgacatgaagctgtatgacatcccatattagcaatatcatttatgaacattttctcaccccctgctgcatcctgtgagcatagttccagcctcgttttggcgctgACGAAAGTAGTAAACACtacgtgctgtgtagaccgtgcagaccgaagtgcagaccgagcagtcccctgcttccgagcagcaaacaccgtaacaggtgcggctatcggcaggcggcagcacgcagtgatacgaagggagagaaaatagcgccaagcgattgtgaggtctgactttttcctggagaacgattttgtgatgcaaatgtattactcttttgaacgtatattgttttgagaagcaaaacgctttattttttacaccccagccaactagccggactaccttcgttaacgccaaaacgaggctggaactcggctcacaggacgcagcagggggtaagaaaatgttcataaatgatattgctaatatgggatgtcatacagcttcatgtcaaaagaggcgaactatcccttcaaACAAAGTGGATGCATTCTTTGTTGATCATTAATCATGGATCATGaggttgatgacgtcacgaaaAGCCATTCGTCAGCCCAGTTAATGAATTATTATGAAGATTAGAATACCTGAGTCTTTGTATTAATCAGTGTGTTGTTCTTATATTTAGATGTGAGCGAGTTGCTCATAACACATGAGATATTACATGCATTAACTAGTGCAGAAATTCTTACTTAACCAGACCCAGGACTGATTTAGAGGTCTTACAAAACCTTACAATCTTCTGTTTTAAAGGACTAGAACGTCTTCACCCGGGCCATAAACTCCAAGTGTTTTCATCTCTTCAACAACATGCATCATTATTCGAATTTAGGAGCGTGTGCTCATGTTCAAACAGCGCAGATGTAGAAAGGAGCACGtaaacatttattcatttcaccgaaagaaagaagaaaaagtttaaaaatagtTGGACAAACTTTGTTAAACGTCATGATCTCAACATGGAGACGGATTAAAACTAAAGTTATGAGCTCCATTCAGaagcttaaaggcggggtaggggatctttttctggaacatttttttacatattgcttgaaatactcttcacacctagcctgggaattcccatgctgctttgcgctcgatttcattctcactgcaaagtcagcctggaaaccaccgcccttatttttgctagagtttgggaaccaatcacagaacgggggggggggcagcaagacgatgacgacgtctatgcgctacaccgaagcttgtagagcgttaatccaacatgacagcggacacaacgttaccgttcaatgcagccttagaaagtgtttcggagtagattcaccctagggtcatttgaaccgtgacatccagccaagtagcccacccgaagtttttccgatattggctgaacatcagctgagttaccgagttatcccgaatagcttagtacaagcgctaacggaccctggtccgtatctccaaaattaccacactaaaatcacatgtcatgacaccaaacttctacagttgtacaaatatggtctgtactcaccaaacgatgcatttggaagtttgtacatagtccaggagtttattattatcatcaacacaagcctgatagcttttctgctgctaaagcttcgttaacgtcacttctgggagccgggagcttcaaagtaagatgagggttgatctactactgtagacaacaaagcaaggctggtcaatttctccattattaaaataaattcacaactctacaacataaaaattcatgtagaatatagcatataggcctactttgttgtcaatttaagtagcttagagcgcaagtttacttttattttccatttttttcttcttcctcgtcgaatttctgtcgtcatctggtataagtgatacaattggctatgaatcgcgcgcaaagcagcatgggaagaacctgacgtcatttgatagacattcgtagcgcccaataaacggctctaggcattcgtaaaccacgcctcaa includes:
- the anxa13 gene encoding annexin A13 isoform X2; the encoded protein is MGNCQPTVYPYEDFDVVADIKAIRKACKGLGTDEQAIIDILANRSSAQRQDIKQAYFDKYDDLVDVLKSELSGSFEKAILAMLDPPVIYAVKELRKAMKGAGTDEDVLVEILCTSTNADVAMFKECYFQVHERDLEADIEGDTSGEVRNLLMALLQGNRDESYDVDEDLAEQDATALFEAGEGCFGTDESTFTHILATRNYLQLQDTFKIYEQLSGTEILDAIDNETSGTLKKCYIALVRVAKNPQLYFARRLHKAMKGAGTDEDTLIRIIVCRSEYDLETIKDMYLEKYDVSLKDALRDECSGDFKRLLVAICH
- the anxa13 gene encoding annexin A13 isoform X1; amino-acid sequence: MGNCQPTVYPYEDFDVVADIKAIRKACKGLGTDEQAIIDILANRSSAQRQDIKQAYFDKYDDELVDVLKSELSGSFEKAILAMLDPPVIYAVKELRKAMKGAGTDEDVLVEILCTSTNADVAMFKECYFQVHERDLEADIEGDTSGEVRNLLMALLQGNRDESYDVDEDLAEQDATALFEAGEGCFGTDESTFTHILATRNYLQLQDTFKIYEQLSGTEILDAIDNETSGTLKKCYIALVRVAKNPQLYFARRLHKAMKGAGTDEDTLIRIIVCRSEYDLETIKDMYLEKYDVSLKDALRDECSGDFKRLLVAICH